The Apibacter raozihei genome contains a region encoding:
- a CDS encoding cytochrome c biogenesis protein ResB: MKKRRKKKLWQFPWAYKESVLFLAGLCFTGIVLQVLCGEFPLELLSYPVNIYCGLFIIISLSFFSFWSNNYIYQWISGIPFSVTVLGFFMLLSLFMGLIPQSALDEATIFSQLIIKLGFNSMTSSWLFAIVYSLSLISLGALIIRRSKKFKWSDYAFYLNHFGLWMILFFAGLGAADIKKFQMYVNKGETEWRVYNKNGESLELPLAIRLNDFVMEEYKPKLVIIDKKGKPLPVENPDYVQIEAKHSVTSIMGEYEVLVQRYIHDAMRKDNYFEERKMTGSCPAALVKIKSNKTGFTKEGWISSGSPYIIYQTLQLDSLHTLVMTQPEPKKFLSDITVTKKPNNKEKVSEQISYLLEVNKPIKIGDWSIYQYGYDEKAGKVSNYSSFELVYDPWVNYVYIGMIILALGSISLLWKGNKTNSNYDLG; this comes from the coding sequence TGCGGAGAATTTCCATTAGAATTACTAAGTTATCCGGTAAATATTTATTGCGGATTGTTTATTATCATTAGCTTAAGTTTTTTTTCTTTTTGGAGTAATAATTATATATATCAGTGGATATCAGGCATTCCTTTTTCGGTTACCGTACTTGGATTTTTTATGTTACTGTCTTTATTCATGGGACTTATCCCACAATCTGCTCTCGATGAAGCAACTATATTTTCTCAATTAATCATAAAACTAGGATTTAATAGTATGACGTCATCCTGGTTATTTGCTATTGTATATAGTCTATCGTTAATTTCTTTAGGGGCACTTATTATAAGAAGGAGTAAAAAATTTAAATGGTCGGATTATGCATTTTACCTCAATCATTTTGGCCTGTGGATGATATTGTTTTTCGCAGGTTTGGGAGCTGCTGATATAAAGAAATTTCAAATGTATGTAAACAAGGGAGAAACAGAATGGCGTGTGTATAATAAAAATGGAGAAAGTCTGGAACTTCCATTGGCTATTCGTCTCAACGATTTTGTAATGGAGGAATATAAACCTAAGCTCGTAATTATAGATAAAAAAGGAAAACCACTTCCAGTTGAAAATCCTGACTATGTTCAAATTGAAGCTAAACATAGTGTAACCAGTATAATGGGAGAATATGAAGTACTTGTACAACGATATATTCACGATGCTATGCGGAAAGACAATTACTTTGAGGAAAGAAAAATGACCGGATCTTGCCCTGCAGCCTTGGTTAAAATTAAAAGTAATAAAACAGGATTTACCAAAGAAGGCTGGATAAGCTCTGGAAGTCCGTATATTATATATCAAACTTTACAACTGGATAGCTTGCATACCCTGGTAATGACCCAGCCGGAACCCAAAAAGTTTTTGTCAGATATAACTGTTACTAAAAAGCCAAACAATAAAGAAAAGGTTTCAGAACAAATTTCATATTTGTTGGAAGTTAATAAACCTATTAAAATAGGAGACTGGTCTATTTACCAATACGGATATGATGAAAAAGCAGGTAAAGTTTCAAATTATAGTAGTTTTGAATTAGTCTATGATCCATGGGTTAATTACGTATATATAGGGATGATAATTCTGGCGTTGGGTAGTATAAGTTTGTTGTGGAAAGGAAATAAAACAAATAGTAATTATGATTTGGGATAG
- a CDS encoding prephenate dehydrogenase, whose product MSKKVTIIGLGLIGGSIALDLKKCGFAHQIIGVDKSKKHEHEAIELGIADKILPMKEAIENSDLIILAAPVDASLKLLPKILDIIPSNVYVMDVGSTKSSLIDAVRDHPNRKSYVPSHPMAGTEYSGPSAAFHNLFKDRVAIICNSEESHPKAVNLVSEVYFHLGSRLILMDSESHDEHVGYVSHLSHAISYALAVAVLEKEKDDAAIFNLAAGGFSSTVRLAKSSVDMWLPIFEQNSKYVLPILDTYLQKLNQFRSYLKNGETEKLSGFIKEANRIKSKLEKK is encoded by the coding sequence ATGTCAAAAAAAGTAACTATTATAGGATTAGGATTAATTGGAGGTTCCATAGCTCTGGATCTAAAAAAGTGCGGTTTTGCTCATCAGATTATTGGTGTGGATAAGTCTAAAAAACATGAACATGAAGCTATTGAGTTAGGTATTGCGGATAAAATATTACCCATGAAAGAGGCTATTGAAAATTCTGACCTGATAATTTTAGCTGCTCCGGTTGATGCCAGTCTTAAGCTACTTCCTAAGATTTTAGATATTATCCCATCCAATGTGTATGTAATGGATGTTGGATCTACCAAGTCTTCTTTAATTGATGCGGTTAGAGATCACCCTAATCGTAAATCGTATGTTCCTTCCCATCCTATGGCTGGTACGGAATACAGCGGACCATCAGCAGCATTTCACAATCTTTTTAAAGATCGTGTTGCTATTATCTGTAACTCTGAAGAATCTCATCCTAAAGCAGTTAATCTAGTTTCTGAAGTTTATTTTCATCTGGGCTCCCGTTTAATTTTGATGGATTCTGAATCTCATGATGAACATGTAGGATACGTATCTCACCTATCTCATGCAATTTCTTATGCTTTAGCTGTAGCCGTTCTTGAAAAGGAAAAAGATGACGCAGCCATCTTCAACCTCGCAGCAGGAGGTTTTTCCTCAACTGTACGTTTGGCTAAAAGTTCCGTTGATATGTGGTTACCCATCTTTGAACAAAATTCTAAATATGTTCTTCCTATTCTGGATACCTATCTTCAGAAACTAAATCAATTCAGATCTTATCTGAAAAATGGAGAAACAGAAAAATTATCCGGTTTTATTAAGGAGGCTAATCGTATAAAATCGAAACTCGAAAAAAAATAG
- the ccsA gene encoding cytochrome c biogenesis protein CcsA: MIWDSFIIFALPFCILGIAGSVSVYIPRFKWLSDMCMMSAVILLGIFIALLWHELERPPLRTMGETRLWYAFFLSFIGYITYKHWKYRWLLGFSMFMAILFVLINYFKPEIHSKNLMPALQSFWFIPHVSIYIFSYATLGAATIAALVQIFMLLKKQAINYKLVEFIDNIIYIGFAFLTFGMLLGAIWAKEAWGHYWSWDPKETWAFITACAYLIYIHIRLRKKYLKTALFLLPFAFLLLMIAWIGVNYLPSAQSSIHTYAR, from the coding sequence ATGATTTGGGATAGCTTTATAATTTTTGCTTTGCCGTTCTGTATTTTGGGAATAGCTGGTTCTGTTTCGGTTTATATCCCAAGGTTTAAATGGTTATCAGATATGTGTATGATGTCAGCTGTTATTCTACTGGGTATTTTTATAGCTCTATTATGGCATGAACTGGAAAGACCTCCCCTGAGAACCATGGGTGAAACTCGTTTATGGTATGCTTTCTTTTTGTCATTTATCGGATATATTACGTACAAACATTGGAAATATCGATGGCTTTTAGGGTTTAGTATGTTCATGGCAATCCTATTTGTACTTATAAATTATTTCAAACCTGAAATCCATTCAAAAAATCTTATGCCTGCATTGCAAAGTTTTTGGTTTATCCCACATGTGTCAATTTATATATTTTCATATGCAACACTAGGAGCAGCAACGATTGCAGCTTTAGTACAAATTTTTATGCTTTTAAAAAAGCAGGCAATTAATTATAAACTGGTAGAATTTATTGATAATATTATTTATATAGGTTTTGCATTTCTTACCTTCGGAATGCTTTTAGGCGCAATCTGGGCGAAAGAAGCCTGGGGTCACTACTGGTCTTGGGATCCTAAAGAAACCTGGGCTTTTATTACTGCATGTGCTTATCTGATTTATATACATATAAGGCTAAGAAAAAAATACTTAAAAACGGCACTTTTTCTCCTTCCTTTTGCATTTCTGCTGCTTATGATAGCCTGGATAGGGGTTAACTATTTGCCCTCTGCGCAATCCAGTATACATACTTATGCAAGATAA
- the pyrH gene encoding UMP kinase, producing MKYKRILLKLSGEALMGEQQYGIDSKILQNYSHQIKEISELGVEVAIVIGGGNIFRGMTGAATGIDRVQGDYMGMLATVINGMALQSALESTGVKTRLQTSIRMEQVAEPFIKRKAERHLEKGRVVIFGAGTGNPYFTTDTAATLKAIEINADVILKGTRVDGIYNTDPEKDENAVKFNSISFEEVYEKGLKIMDMTAFTLSQENKIPIIVFDMNKDGNLKKIVEGKEVGTLVTI from the coding sequence ATGAAATACAAACGTATATTACTGAAACTAAGCGGAGAAGCTCTAATGGGTGAGCAACAATATGGAATTGATTCCAAAATTCTTCAAAATTATTCTCATCAAATTAAAGAAATATCCGAACTAGGTGTTGAAGTTGCTATCGTTATTGGCGGAGGTAACATATTTCGCGGAATGACCGGTGCAGCTACGGGCATTGACAGGGTTCAGGGAGATTATATGGGAATGCTGGCAACTGTTATCAACGGGATGGCTTTACAAAGCGCTCTGGAATCAACAGGTGTTAAAACCCGACTTCAAACTTCCATACGAATGGAGCAGGTTGCAGAACCTTTCATTAAAAGAAAAGCGGAACGCCACTTGGAAAAAGGAAGAGTAGTCATTTTTGGAGCTGGAACCGGTAATCCTTATTTTACAACGGATACAGCAGCTACTTTAAAAGCTATAGAAATTAATGCTGATGTTATTTTGAAAGGAACCCGTGTAGATGGTATTTATAACACTGATCCGGAGAAAGATGAAAATGCTGTGAAATTTAATAGTATATCTTTTGAAGAAGTATATGAAAAAGGATTGAAAATTATGGATATGACAGCTTTTACTTTAAGTCAGGAAAATAAAATTCCAATCATTGTTTTCGATATGAATAAAGATGGCAACCTGAAAAAAATTGTGGAAGGAAAAGAAGTAGGAACTTTAGTTACTATTTAA
- the purE gene encoding 5-(carboxyamino)imidazole ribonucleotide mutase: MVGIIMGSDSDLPVMEPATEILKELGIPYELTIVSAHRTPDRMAEYAKTAYQRGLKVIIAGAGGAAHLPGMVASQTTLPVIGVPVKSSNSIDGWDSILSILQMPNGIPVATVALNASKNAGILAARILSPFSDEISKKLMEFQKINEIKVLQAVEKVKRRYPNDFDD; encoded by the coding sequence ATAGTTGGTATAATTATGGGAAGTGATAGTGATCTTCCGGTTATGGAACCCGCCACTGAAATATTAAAAGAATTAGGAATTCCTTATGAACTAACTATCGTTTCAGCACATCGCACTCCTGACCGGATGGCAGAATATGCAAAAACTGCTTATCAAAGAGGATTAAAGGTTATCATTGCTGGCGCTGGAGGAGCCGCTCATTTACCAGGCATGGTAGCTTCGCAGACAACATTACCCGTTATAGGAGTACCTGTTAAATCATCTAATTCCATAGACGGATGGGATTCTATACTCTCTATCCTTCAAATGCCTAATGGTATTCCTGTAGCAACCGTTGCATTAAATGCATCAAAAAATGCAGGAATATTAGCTGCAAGAATCCTCTCTCCTTTTTCCGATGAAATATCAAAAAAACTAATGGAATTTCAAAAGATTAATGAAATTAAAGTTTTGCAAGCTGTTGAAAAAGTGAAAAGAAGATATCCTAATGATTTCGATGACTAA
- the frr gene encoding ribosome recycling factor encodes MEELQLIIDTTQESMDASIKHLEIAFNKIRAGRANPAMLQSILVDYYGAPTPLSQVANISVPDGMTLSIQPWEKSTLGAIEKAIFQANLGFTPNNNGETIIITIPPLTEERRRDLVKQAKSESENSKIGIRKARQEANADIKKLENISDDQKKDSEEQIQILTDKYVKLTDEYLVKKEKEIMTV; translated from the coding sequence ATGGAAGAATTACAGTTAATCATTGATACTACTCAAGAAAGCATGGATGCATCTATCAAGCATCTGGAAATTGCTTTCAACAAAATACGTGCAGGAAGAGCAAACCCTGCCATGCTACAATCTATTTTAGTGGACTACTATGGGGCTCCTACTCCATTGTCTCAAGTGGCAAATATTTCTGTACCTGACGGAATGACTTTAAGCATACAACCTTGGGAAAAATCTACATTAGGAGCTATTGAAAAAGCCATTTTTCAAGCCAATTTAGGTTTCACTCCTAATAATAATGGGGAAACCATTATTATCACCATACCTCCGTTAACAGAGGAAAGAAGAAGAGATTTGGTTAAACAAGCTAAATCTGAATCTGAAAATTCCAAAATCGGTATACGAAAAGCCAGACAGGAAGCCAATGCTGATATTAAAAAACTGGAAAATATTTCCGATGATCAAAAAAAGGACTCTGAAGAACAAATCCAGATTTTAACCGATAAGTATGTGAAATTAACAGATGAATATCTGGTAAAAAAAGAAAAAGAAATAATGACGGTTTAA
- a CDS encoding 5-(carboxyamino)imidazole ribonucleotide synthase yields the protein MKIGILGGGQLGRMFMQNAMNYPYEIFFLEPDISGPCSIFKNYFTQGDFKDYHTVLEFGKDKDVVSIEIENVNVEALRELEKQGKIVIPGPNCLEIIKDKGLQKNFYKENHLPTANFFLIDNKDELTPSSAISYPFVQKLRVGGYDGKGVQVIKNEEEMNKMWDEPSVIEEVADIAKELSVIVSKNANGEVKVFDVVEMVFDQKLNLVDYLFSPADLDKDLAHKAKDISLKAVEAFHTPGIFCVELFLLKNNEILINEIAPRVHNSGHQTIEANYSSQYDQMLRVLTNLPLGDIATKEYAAMVNLIGESGYEGEVLYQGLDIIVKLSGVYIHLYGKKITKPGRKMGHVTVVGISKDEIENKIQEIKSNVKVISK from the coding sequence ATGAAAATAGGTATTCTTGGAGGCGGACAGCTGGGTAGGATGTTTATGCAGAATGCTATGAACTATCCATATGAAATTTTTTTTCTGGAACCTGATATTTCAGGACCTTGCTCTATATTCAAAAATTATTTTACACAGGGTGATTTTAAAGATTATCATACTGTGCTTGAGTTTGGTAAAGATAAAGATGTGGTAAGCATTGAAATTGAAAATGTAAATGTAGAAGCTCTGCGGGAACTGGAAAAACAAGGGAAAATTGTTATTCCCGGACCTAATTGCTTGGAAATAATTAAAGATAAAGGACTTCAAAAGAATTTTTATAAAGAAAACCATTTACCAACGGCAAACTTTTTTTTAATAGATAATAAGGATGAATTAACACCTTCATCTGCTATTTCTTATCCATTTGTTCAAAAACTTAGAGTAGGAGGATATGATGGAAAAGGAGTACAGGTTATTAAAAATGAGGAAGAGATGAATAAAATGTGGGATGAACCTTCGGTAATTGAAGAGGTTGCTGATATAGCAAAAGAACTTTCGGTTATAGTTTCTAAAAATGCTAATGGAGAAGTAAAAGTTTTTGATGTTGTCGAAATGGTATTTGATCAAAAGTTGAATTTGGTAGATTATTTGTTTTCTCCTGCAGATTTAGATAAGGATTTAGCACACAAAGCAAAAGATATCAGTTTGAAAGCAGTGGAAGCTTTTCATACTCCGGGGATTTTTTGTGTGGAATTATTTTTACTTAAAAATAACGAAATACTTATTAATGAAATAGCTCCTCGGGTACATAATAGTGGTCATCAAACCATTGAAGCTAATTATTCTTCACAATATGATCAAATGTTAAGAGTCTTGACAAATTTACCCTTAGGAGATATAGCTACAAAGGAATATGCTGCAATGGTTAATCTCATAGGGGAATCCGGATACGAGGGAGAAGTATTGTATCAGGGTTTAGATATAATTGTTAAACTTTCGGGAGTTTACATACATCTTTATGGGAAAAAAATCACAAAGCCCGGAAGGAAAATGGGACATGTTACCGTAGTTGGAATCTCCAAAGATGAAATAGAAAATAAAATTCAGGAAATAAAGTCTAATGTTAAAGTAATTTCAAAATGA